In one Cardiocondyla obscurior isolate alpha-2009 linkage group LG17, Cobs3.1, whole genome shotgun sequence genomic region, the following are encoded:
- the LOC139109434 gene encoding uncharacterized protein yields MDRREQQLTAQADRLTLEEFNAWNQQCEEYIKLLEDQGRNKRARLSIGAKQSLVACIARIESLRDLTKQRFIHVGAGHNTKNKGLRWSEIDTAFESRILTGVVINSNYIEPRKFLEDAQDIVLKHVQNVMHKHNNIKINVVFNGEFVANNKTANKSVCTKNCELFRSSDLQEWYESHIIEPILASLDEFQERDSGWALSRIHNLMINVNKHNPLHAGCHVILPQEIKMKRAVINIQSADNACFAWSVVAALYPAEKHVDRIISYPHYATVLNLEGIEFPITMKHVKKFENLNNISINIYTIEKKKILPIQLTDKVRERHIHLLYTQRDNDVGHFSLIKNLSRLISSQLSKTKSKKYFCDRCLHYFSSSERLMVHSVDCGKINECAIILPCDEKKWLSFDNYTRKERVPFVVYADLECTLEKTNADSTTSTCAHQHHKVFSIGYYVCCSYNKSLSMYRFHRGNNCVAWFAEELKNLAHNVKTILSANVPMADFTRDELENFNKATHCHICEKPFVSDDIRVRDHCHLTGRYRGPAHSNCNINYMDSNCIPIVFHNLSGYDAHFIIKEIATAYEGTIELLPITKEKYISFTKNVKSTTDNRNNCIKLRFIDSFKFLNTSLEKLASFLSKDKLRVSRYEFSNLTNENFDLLTRKGVFPYEYVDSIEKLEDVCLPPRESFYSSLADDTLTYLKTLETAV; encoded by the exons atggatcgacGAGAGCAACAGCTGACAGCGCAAGCAGATCGATTGACTTTAGAAGAATTCAATGCATGGAATCAGCAATGTGAagaatatatcaaattattgGAGGACCAGGggcgaaataaacgcgcaAGATTATCAATCGGTGCGAAGCAATCACTAGTTGCATGTATTGCACGTATCGAAAGTTTAAGAGATTTAACAAAACAACGTTTCATTCATGTGGGTGCtggacataatacaaaaaataaaggactTCGATGGAGTGAAATTGACACAGCTTTTGAAAGCCGCATATTAACTGGtgtggtaattaattcaaactatatcgagcctCGCAAATTTCTGGAAGATGCGCAAGACATTGTATTAAAGCATGTGCAAAATGTTATGCATaaacataacaatataaaaattaatgttgtatttaatggtgaatttgtggctaacaataaaactgcaaataaaagtgtGTGCACAAAAAACTGTGAACTCTTTCGTTCAAGTGATCTACAAGAGTGGTACGAGTCACACATTATCGAGCCTATTCTCGCATCCTTGGATGAATTTCAAGAACGTGACAGCGGGTGGGCACTGtcgcgtatacataatttgatgataaatgtaaataaacacAATCCATTACATGCTGGGTGCCATGTGATATTACcacaggaaattaaaatgaaaagagctgtgataaatatacaatCTGCTGACAATGCATGTTTCGCATGGTCAGTGGTAGCCGCTCTATACCCAGCCGAGAAACATGTGGATCGAATAATATCATATCCACATTATGCGACAGTGTTAAATCTTGAAGGTATTGAGTTTCCAATAACTATgaaacatgttaaaaaatttgaaaatcttaataatatttccatcaacatatatacgattgagaagaaaaaaattctgccaATACAACTCACAGATAAAGTACGAGAGAGACACATTCATTTGTTGTACACACAGCGAGATAATGATGTTGgacatttttcattgataaaaaatttatcacgtcttATAAGTTCACAGCTTAGTAAAAcaaagagtaaaaaatatttttgcgatcg ATGCTTACATTACTTCAGTTCAAgtgaaagattaatggtacacagcgtagattgtggaaaaattaatgagtgtgcaattatattaccatgtgatgaaaaaaaatggttaagTTTTGACAACTATACTAGAAAGGAACGAGTTCCATTTGTGGTATATGCTGATTTGGAATGTACCCTAGAAAAAACGAATGCTGACTCCACCACATCTACATGCGCACACCAACATCATAAGGTTTTTAGCATAGGGTATTATGTATGCTGTTCATACAATAAGTCGCTATCAATGTATCGGTTTCATCGCGGTAATAACTGTGTTGCATGGTTCGCCGaggaacttaaaaatttagcgcataatgtaaaaacaattttatcagctAATGTACCCATGGCTGATTTTACACGAGACgagttggaaaattttaacaaagctaCACATTGTCACATATGTGAAAAACCATTTGTATCAGATGACATACGAGTCCGCGATCACTGTCACTTAACCGGTCGATATAGAGGACCAGCACattcaaattgtaatataaattatatggattcgaattgtattcccatagtttttcataatttatcgggttacgatgcacattttattatcaaagaaattgcAACTGCCTATGAAGGAACTATAGAACTGCTTCCcataacgaaagagaaatatatatcatttacaaaaaatgttaaaagcaccactgataatagaaataattgtataaaattaaggtttattgattcatttaaatttctaaatacaaGTCTTGAGAAGTTAGCATCATTTctaagtaaagataaattgcgagtgtcacgatatgaattttctaatctaactaatgaaaattttgatttattaacacgtaaaggagtctttccatatgaatatgttgatagtattgaaaaattggaagatgtaTGTTTGCCTCCACGTGAATCATTTTACAGCTCATTGGCTGATGATACA CtgacatatttgaaaactttagAGACAGCTGTATAG